In Paenibacillus hexagrammi, the following are encoded in one genomic region:
- a CDS encoding CpsD/CapB family tyrosine-protein kinase: protein MSNSINKRPIITHQNPKSPISEAYRTLRTNIQFSSIDEELKVIMVTSAGPGEGKSTTITNLAVAYAQADKKVLLIDADLRKPTMHHTFQISNRWGLTNLLTNQLTIEDVLKDSSIRNLSLIPSGPIPPNPSEILASKKMESVLEDLKQYFDIILIDAPPAIAVTDAQIISTRSDGVILVVDSDKVKRDVALKAKQQLDNVRARILGVVLNNVDRKNKEAYYYYYYGESQ from the coding sequence ATGTCAAATTCAATCAATAAAAGACCGATTATTACCCATCAGAATCCAAAATCTCCTATTTCCGAGGCTTATCGCACGCTGCGAACAAATATCCAGTTCTCTTCAATCGATGAGGAATTAAAAGTTATCATGGTTACCTCTGCCGGTCCTGGAGAAGGGAAATCAACGACGATAACGAATCTTGCGGTTGCTTATGCGCAAGCAGATAAAAAGGTGTTGTTGATTGATGCGGATTTGAGGAAGCCTACCATGCATCATACTTTTCAGATATCAAACCGTTGGGGATTAACGAACTTATTAACTAATCAGTTGACGATTGAAGATGTCTTGAAAGATAGCAGCATTCGCAACCTGAGTCTGATTCCCTCGGGGCCAATTCCACCTAATCCTTCTGAAATTTTAGCATCGAAGAAGATGGAGAGTGTTCTTGAGGATCTCAAGCAGTATTTTGACATTATTTTAATAGATGCACCGCCTGCTATTGCCGTCACAGATGCTCAAATTATCTCAACTCGTTCTGACGGTGTCATATTGGTTGTGGATTCAGATAAAGTCAAGAGAGACGTGGCACTTAAAGCCAAACAACAGCTTGACAATGTACGGGCCAGAATTCTTGGCGTCGTATTAAATAACGTCGATAGAAAAAACAAAGAAGCATACTATTACTATTACTACGGTGAAAGTCAATAG
- a CDS encoding glycosyltransferase family 4 protein yields the protein MKVLHICSYYIGNKLYMNLVEQLSLLELSQDVFIPIRSVDEIGKNQLSLEFNTVNYVYRNIIKRHHKLLFLNKINKQKSEIEQSILLDNIDIIHAHTVFSDGGTAYQLNKKFGTEYIINVRNTDLNIFYKYGIHLRGFMYKVLLKAKAVIFISHAYKQKMFSRLPSKIIEKIEKKSYVIPNGIDDEWHEYAPVMKEKNSSISKKLTLLFIGLLDKNKNLGAVIKSCAKLREEGYNVNLHVVGNGPMEKRYITLCERLKLDSNTVIFHGYESDKKKIINIMDESDIFVMPSYKETFGIVYIEAMSRGLPLIYTKNEGIDGFFNNGEVGLPVDPFDINEIVESIKKIAYKNDEQLSNNCILNAKRFNWRSIANEYLEIYKNQVN from the coding sequence ATGAAGGTATTGCATATCTGTTCGTATTATATAGGTAATAAGTTATATATGAATTTAGTTGAACAACTTTCATTACTTGAATTAAGTCAGGATGTATTTATACCAATACGATCTGTGGATGAGATAGGAAAAAATCAATTATCTCTGGAATTTAATACAGTAAATTATGTCTATAGAAACATCATAAAGCGACATCATAAATTACTGTTTTTGAACAAAATAAATAAACAAAAAAGCGAGATAGAGCAATCAATTTTATTAGATAATATTGATATAATTCACGCTCATACGGTTTTTAGTGACGGTGGGACAGCCTATCAGCTTAATAAGAAATTTGGTACTGAATATATTATTAATGTACGTAATACTGATCTAAATATATTCTATAAGTATGGGATTCACTTAAGAGGCTTTATGTACAAAGTACTCTTAAAAGCTAAAGCTGTAATTTTTATTTCACATGCATATAAACAAAAAATGTTCTCTCGTCTACCATCTAAAATAATAGAGAAGATAGAAAAAAAATCTTATGTGATTCCTAATGGAATAGACGACGAATGGCATGAATATGCACCCGTAATGAAAGAAAAAAATAGTAGTATTTCAAAGAAACTTACCTTACTTTTTATTGGTTTGTTAGATAAAAATAAAAATTTAGGAGCAGTTATAAAAAGTTGTGCTAAACTCCGAGAGGAAGGATATAATGTTAATTTACATGTAGTAGGAAATGGCCCTATGGAAAAGAGGTATATAACTCTTTGTGAAAGACTTAAGTTAGATAGTAATACAGTAATATTTCATGGTTATGAGTCTGATAAGAAAAAAATAATCAATATTATGGATGAGAGTGACATTTTTGTTATGCCATCATATAAGGAAACCTTCGGAATAGTCTATATTGAGGCTATGTCAAGAGGTCTTCCATTGATTTATACTAAAAATGAAGGGATAGATGGTTTTTTCAATAATGGAGAAGTAGGATTACCTGTTGACCCGTTTGATATAAATGAAATTGTAGAGAGTATAAAAAAAATTGCATATAAAAATGACGAGCAGTTATCCAATAATTGTATTCTTAATGCAAAAAGATTTAACTGGAGAAGTATAGCTAATGAATATTTGGAAATATATAAAAACCAGGTAAACTAA
- a CDS encoding nucleoside-diphosphate sugar epimerase/dehydratase, whose protein sequence is MKLVSRKTVLVLLDMTLIWVSVFLSYFLKFDGHIPIDYLYQCFKYAALSMLIGSASLIYFKLYRRIWQYASIGEMVSIIKAVTVTCTISYILMLLVYEPRIPFSIYFRVLENMFIIIGASRFVWRIFRDNYHRKKNDQLQTLIIGAGDCGHLIAKELKFNPTSPIYPVGFIDDHPAKLNHQIMGTSCIR, encoded by the coding sequence GTGAAATTAGTTAGTAGAAAAACAGTACTCGTTCTACTCGATATGACTTTAATTTGGGTTAGTGTTTTTCTTTCTTACTTTTTAAAGTTTGACGGACATATTCCAATAGACTATCTGTACCAATGCTTCAAGTACGCAGCCTTGTCCATGTTGATAGGGTCTGCAAGCTTGATTTATTTCAAGCTGTACCGACGAATATGGCAATATGCAAGTATCGGAGAAATGGTTTCCATTATTAAGGCTGTTACTGTAACCTGCACAATTTCGTATATCCTGATGCTCTTGGTCTACGAGCCGAGAATACCTTTCTCTATCTATTTTCGAGTGTTGGAGAATATGTTTATTATCATCGGAGCAAGTAGATTTGTTTGGAGAATTTTTCGGGATAACTATCATAGGAAAAAGAACGATCAACTGCAGACCCTAATCATTGGAGCGGGTGACTGCGGCCACTTAATAGCAAAAGAATTGAAGTTTAATCCGACTTCTCCTATCTATCCGGTAGGCTTTATAGATGACCATCCAGCGAAGCTTAATCACCAGATCATGGGGACTTCCTGTATTAGGTGA
- the galU gene encoding UTP--glucose-1-phosphate uridylyltransferase GalU: MARVRKAIIPAAGLGTRFLPATKAMPKEMLPIVDKPTIQYIVEEAVESGIEDIIIVTGKGKRAIEDHFDNSFELERNLLEKGKLELLSEVQKSSKMVDIHYIRQKEARGLGHAVWCARKFIGDEPFAVLLGDDIVQAEKPCLKQMIEQYGHFNSSIIGVQHVSEDEVSRYGIVDGKQVEDRLYKLNNLVEKPKKNDAPSNIAIMGRYILSPKIFDILDKQKPGAGNEIQLTDAIAKLNQSEAVYAYNFEGTRYDVGEKLGFIKTTLEFALQRQELREKLLDYLSKINKGEIFTFNED; this comes from the coding sequence ATGGCGAGAGTACGTAAAGCGATTATACCAGCTGCGGGTCTAGGGACGAGATTTCTCCCTGCCACCAAAGCAATGCCGAAGGAAATGCTTCCCATTGTAGATAAGCCTACCATTCAATACATCGTAGAGGAAGCAGTAGAGTCAGGGATTGAAGATATTATCATCGTAACCGGTAAAGGGAAAAGAGCGATCGAAGACCACTTTGATAATTCGTTTGAATTGGAGCGAAATCTGTTAGAAAAAGGAAAGCTTGAGCTTCTAAGCGAGGTTCAAAAATCCTCGAAAATGGTGGATATTCACTACATTCGTCAAAAAGAAGCGAGAGGGCTGGGCCACGCCGTTTGGTGTGCCCGCAAATTTATTGGAGATGAGCCCTTCGCTGTTTTGCTAGGTGATGATATCGTACAGGCAGAAAAGCCTTGCTTAAAACAAATGATCGAGCAATATGGACACTTTAACTCATCGATTATAGGAGTGCAGCACGTCTCCGAAGATGAGGTTTCAAGATACGGAATAGTTGATGGCAAACAGGTCGAAGATCGATTATACAAGCTTAACAACCTAGTTGAAAAGCCAAAGAAGAATGATGCGCCTTCTAATATCGCCATCATGGGTCGGTACATTTTAAGTCCGAAGATTTTTGACATACTCGATAAGCAAAAGCCCGGAGCTGGCAACGAAATTCAATTAACCGATGCAATCGCGAAATTAAATCAAAGTGAAGCCGTTTATGCTTATAACTTTGAAGGTACTAGATATGATGTCGGGGAGAAGCTGGGGTTTATTAAGACGACGTTGGAGTTTGCTTTGCAACGGCAGGAATTAAGGGAGAAACTATTAGATTACCTTTCCAAAATAAATAAAGGTGAGATCTTCACTTTTAATGAAGATTAG
- a CDS encoding acetyltransferase has translation MVLNVRSIDSWCRRPWESCSGNCNYHGGWDSISFLDDRKCLENIQGIPVIGGLNDYISFKNSFEYAFVGIGNGKLRIEWLDKLLKAGFKIPVIIHPFSAISKHCSIGEGTVVMPGVVINSSVKIGRGCILNSGSSVDHDSIIDEGVHVSPGVHISGAVNIGRCSWLCVGSNISNNVTIGRNVIVAAGAAVINNVSDNLLVAGVPAITKKQLGDE, from the coding sequence GTGGTTCTAAATGTCAGGTCTATTGATTCTTGGTGCAGGAGGCCATGGGAAAGTTGTAGCGGAAACTGCAACTACCATGGGGGTTGGGATTCTATATCGTTTCTCGACGATAGGAAATGTTTAGAGAATATACAAGGAATCCCTGTTATAGGGGGATTAAATGACTATATTTCTTTTAAAAATTCTTTTGAGTATGCATTTGTAGGAATTGGGAATGGGAAATTGAGAATCGAATGGTTGGATAAGCTTCTAAAGGCTGGATTTAAGATTCCAGTCATTATTCATCCGTTTAGTGCTATTAGTAAACATTGCAGTATTGGCGAAGGCACTGTGGTAATGCCTGGTGTAGTAATCAACTCAAGTGTAAAAATTGGCAGGGGATGTATTCTTAATTCAGGATCCAGTGTTGACCACGATAGCATAATTGATGAAGGAGTTCATGTATCACCTGGAGTCCATATTTCAGGTGCTGTTAATATAGGACGATGTAGTTGGTTGTGTGTAGGTTCGAATATTTCAAATAATGTAACAATTGGTAGAAACGTTATAGTTGCAGCGGGAGCTGCTGTGATTAATAATGTATCGGATAATTTACTGGTAGCAGGTGTTCCAGCGATTACAAAAAAGCAACTTGGAGATGAATAA
- a CDS encoding polysaccharide biosynthesis protein produces MTIQRSLITRSWGLPVLGDRNEIIRVVNQYQIDEIIIAMPSVPKKEISSIIDICKHTKAKLKIIPKLHDLIEGKVTINAIRNVEVEDLLGREPVKIDLVGIADYVEDKVVLITGAGGSIGSELCRQVAPFNPSKLVILGHGENSIYLIEKELNRMFPDLHIEPVIADVQDKARMEEIFRIYQPKVIFHAAAHKHVPLMERNPAEAIKNNVFGTKNVAECAHQFHAERFVLVSTDKAVNPTSIMGATKRIAELVIQSLDRFSETKFVAVRFGNVLGSRGSVIPHFKEQIARGGPVTVTHPEMIRYFMTIPEAVQLVIQAGAFAAGGEIFILDMGAPVKIVDLATDLIRLSGFEPGVDIDIEFSGIRPGEKLYEELLLNEEIIENTRHNRIFVGSPLKISQSELEMEIKRLEKAVGEESGIVRSAVKHLVPNFSNVG; encoded by the coding sequence ATGACCATCCAGCGAAGCTTAATCACCAGATCATGGGGACTTCCTGTATTAGGTGATCGTAATGAAATCATTCGGGTGGTTAATCAATACCAAATCGATGAAATTATCATCGCAATGCCGTCTGTACCGAAGAAAGAAATCTCTTCTATTATAGATATCTGCAAGCATACGAAAGCAAAATTGAAAATTATCCCTAAATTACATGATTTAATTGAAGGGAAAGTAACGATCAATGCGATAAGAAACGTAGAAGTCGAAGATTTGCTAGGTCGTGAGCCTGTAAAGATCGATCTAGTTGGAATTGCTGATTATGTGGAAGATAAGGTTGTTCTAATAACCGGTGCCGGTGGGTCCATAGGATCGGAATTATGCAGACAAGTTGCTCCATTTAACCCCAGCAAGCTTGTGATCTTGGGGCATGGGGAGAACAGCATTTATCTGATTGAGAAAGAACTCAACAGAATGTTTCCTGATTTGCATATAGAGCCGGTTATTGCCGATGTTCAAGATAAAGCTCGCATGGAGGAAATATTCCGAATTTATCAACCTAAGGTTATTTTCCACGCTGCAGCACATAAGCATGTACCATTAATGGAGCGAAATCCAGCTGAAGCTATAAAAAATAACGTTTTTGGAACCAAAAATGTTGCTGAGTGTGCACATCAATTTCATGCAGAGCGGTTTGTACTCGTTTCTACGGATAAAGCAGTGAACCCTACAAGCATTATGGGAGCAACCAAACGAATAGCAGAGCTTGTTATTCAAAGCTTAGATCGATTTAGTGAAACTAAATTCGTAGCTGTGCGATTCGGCAACGTCCTGGGGAGTCGGGGAAGCGTTATTCCTCACTTTAAGGAGCAAATAGCTAGGGGCGGCCCAGTAACTGTAACGCATCCAGAAATGATCCGCTATTTCATGACTATTCCTGAAGCCGTTCAGCTTGTTATTCAAGCGGGAGCATTTGCAGCAGGTGGGGAGATCTTCATACTTGATATGGGGGCTCCGGTGAAAATTGTGGATTTGGCTACAGACCTTATTCGCTTATCCGGCTTCGAGCCTGGAGTGGACATTGACATCGAATTTAGCGGAATCCGACCAGGTGAAAAATTGTACGAAGAACTGCTCCTTAACGAAGAAATTATTGAGAATACGCGGCATAATCGTATTTTTGTAGGCAGTCCTTTGAAGATCAGTCAGAGCGAGCTCGAGATGGAGATCAAGCGACTAGAGAAGGCTGTAGGCGAAGAAAGTGGGATTGTTCGGAGTGCAGTTAAGCATCTAGTGCCAAACTTTAGTAATGTGGGGTAA
- a CDS encoding nucleotide sugar dehydrogenase, with product MDLFTKIKNKEEQISVIGLGYVGLPLMIEIAKKYRTVGFDVNTKKLEKYLSGIDVTNEVGNEAVRNTTALLTSDERELRSCKFHVVAVPTPINSDKTPDLTPVIEASKVVGKNLNKGSIVVYESTVYPGTTEEICIPILEKESGLKFGVDFKVGYSPERINPGDTINTLTKIIKVVSGSDKEALEIISEVYGSIIEAGVHKAESIKVAEAAKVIENSQRDINIAFMNELSIVFNKMNIDTKAVLEAAGTKWNFLKFTPGLVGGHCIGVDPYYFTYKAEQLGYHSQIILAGRKINDDMGKYVANNTIKNLIKAEQPVKGAKVAILGITFKENCPDVRNSKVIDIIKELEEYGVDVLVHDPVAKKEEVWEEYRINLVNKQDLKYLNCIILAVSHNEFKDGYGLEFFNGLYLDKNKVLIDIKSSLNKKDCIEKGYLYWSL from the coding sequence ATGGACTTATTCACAAAAATTAAAAATAAAGAAGAACAAATTTCGGTTATAGGATTGGGTTATGTAGGCCTCCCCTTGATGATTGAGATAGCTAAAAAGTATAGAACTGTTGGGTTCGACGTAAATACTAAAAAACTAGAAAAGTATTTGAGTGGTATAGATGTAACGAACGAAGTAGGAAATGAAGCGGTTAGAAATACGACTGCTTTATTAACGAGTGATGAACGTGAGCTGAGAAGTTGTAAATTCCACGTAGTAGCTGTACCTACACCAATTAATAGTGATAAAACACCTGATTTAACTCCAGTAATTGAAGCAAGTAAAGTTGTGGGAAAAAATCTTAATAAAGGCTCTATAGTAGTTTATGAGTCGACAGTTTATCCCGGAACTACCGAGGAGATATGCATACCTATTCTAGAAAAAGAGTCAGGATTGAAATTTGGGGTGGATTTTAAAGTTGGTTATTCACCAGAGCGAATAAATCCAGGTGATACAATAAATACATTAACCAAAATAATTAAGGTAGTTTCTGGTTCAGATAAAGAAGCACTTGAAATCATTTCGGAAGTCTATGGGTCAATAATCGAGGCAGGTGTTCATAAAGCTGAATCCATAAAAGTTGCTGAAGCTGCAAAGGTAATTGAAAATTCTCAAAGGGATATCAATATTGCCTTTATGAATGAGCTTTCAATAGTATTTAATAAAATGAATATAGATACAAAGGCTGTATTGGAAGCTGCAGGGACAAAATGGAACTTCCTTAAATTTACACCAGGCTTAGTTGGTGGACATTGCATCGGGGTAGACCCGTATTATTTCACATATAAGGCAGAACAATTAGGATATCATTCACAGATTATTCTTGCAGGAAGGAAAATAAATGATGATATGGGCAAGTATGTGGCTAATAATACAATAAAAAATTTGATAAAGGCTGAACAACCTGTTAAAGGTGCAAAAGTGGCAATTTTAGGGATTACTTTTAAAGAAAATTGTCCAGATGTACGAAATAGTAAAGTAATAGACATTATTAAAGAGCTAGAAGAGTACGGTGTGGATGTATTGGTACATGATCCAGTAGCAAAGAAGGAAGAAGTGTGGGAAGAATATAGAATAAATCTAGTTAATAAGCAAGACCTTAAATATCTAAATTGTATAATACTCGCTGTTTCACATAATGAATTTAAAGATGGTTATGGATTAGAATTTTTTAATGGACTATATCTTGATAAAAATAAAGTGTTAATTGATATTAAAAGTTCATTAAACAAAAAAGATTGCATAGAAAAGGGATATCTATATTGGAGTTTGTAA
- a CDS encoding DegT/DnrJ/EryC1/StrS family aminotransferase, translating into MNKLTNRIYLSPPHMCGSELMYINEAFDSNWIAPLGPNVEAFEKELASYVGVEGALALNSGTAAIHLALRLLGVSKGDAVFCSSLTFVASANPILYQGAIPVFIDSEPGSWNMSPQALERALMDAERSNTLPKAVIVVNLYGQSADLDPLLNLCNHYGVPIIEDAAESLGATYKNKASGTIGKYGVYSFNGNKIITTSGGGMLVSNDKASLDKARFWATQSRDQAVYYQHSEMGYNYRLSNILAGVGRAQLQVLEDRVNSRREVFNRYYNHFSKMGNGIRFMPEANFGRSTRWLTALMIDKDKVGVSSLDLLAELEKMNIEARPVWKPLHLQPLFSMYKYYSHSQFESISEQLFKNGLCIPSGSSLTEKEQNKVIGCIDHCLSSVKRL; encoded by the coding sequence ATGAATAAATTGACCAATAGAATATACCTTTCACCACCACATATGTGTGGCAGCGAATTAATGTATATTAATGAAGCTTTTGATTCAAATTGGATAGCTCCCTTAGGTCCTAATGTTGAAGCATTTGAAAAAGAACTAGCTTCTTATGTTGGCGTGGAGGGTGCATTAGCATTAAATTCTGGAACTGCAGCTATTCATTTGGCCTTAAGGTTACTTGGAGTAAGCAAGGGAGACGCTGTATTTTGCTCATCGCTCACTTTCGTTGCAAGTGCAAATCCAATCCTGTATCAAGGGGCAATACCAGTATTTATTGATTCAGAACCTGGTAGTTGGAACATGTCGCCACAGGCACTTGAACGAGCATTGATGGATGCCGAAAGATCAAACACTTTACCAAAGGCAGTTATTGTAGTCAATTTATATGGACAGAGTGCGGATTTGGATCCTCTATTGAACTTATGTAATCATTATGGGGTACCAATTATTGAAGATGCAGCTGAGTCTCTCGGTGCAACTTATAAAAATAAAGCGAGCGGAACGATTGGGAAATATGGAGTATACTCATTTAATGGAAATAAAATTATTACAACATCTGGAGGAGGTATGTTGGTTTCTAACGATAAAGCATCTCTTGATAAAGCTCGTTTTTGGGCAACTCAGTCCCGAGATCAAGCAGTTTATTATCAACATTCGGAAATGGGATATAATTATCGTTTGAGCAATATATTGGCTGGAGTTGGAAGAGCCCAATTACAAGTTTTGGAAGACCGTGTTAATTCCAGACGAGAGGTATTTAATAGATATTATAATCACTTTTCTAAAATGGGTAATGGTATTAGGTTTATGCCGGAGGCAAATTTTGGTCGCTCAACACGCTGGTTGACTGCATTGATGATTGACAAAGACAAGGTAGGTGTTTCTTCATTAGACCTTCTTGCTGAACTTGAGAAAATGAATATTGAGGCACGTCCGGTTTGGAAACCCCTTCATCTTCAACCTTTATTTAGTATGTATAAATATTATTCTCATTCTCAATTTGAAAGTATATCAGAGCAGCTTTTTAAAAATGGACTATGTATTCCTTCAGGTTCAAGTCTTACTGAAAAGGAGCAGAATAAAGTGATAGGCTGTATTGATCATTGTCTTAGCTCGGTCAAACGTTTATAA
- a CDS encoding sugar transferase: MRPYIRVKRVLDLIFACLLLLLFSPIMICAAFAIKLDSKGPILFKQKRPGKNGIIFKVYKFRTMTIELKKNGIPLSDIERMTKVGSFFRKTSIDELPQLFNVIRGEMSFIGPRPLLIQYLDHYSVEQMRRHEVTPGISGWAQVNGRNRISWEKRFELDVWYVDHIDFLLDFKILYLTIFNVLNRNGINNSEKNTMSLFSETVSKNLKE; the protein is encoded by the coding sequence ATGAGACCTTATATCAGGGTTAAAAGAGTACTTGATTTAATTTTTGCTTGTTTGTTGCTTTTACTATTCTCTCCAATAATGATTTGTGCTGCATTCGCAATAAAGTTAGACTCAAAAGGTCCTATATTGTTTAAACAGAAACGCCCTGGGAAAAACGGTATTATCTTCAAAGTTTATAAATTTAGGACAATGACAATTGAACTGAAAAAAAACGGTATCCCACTTTCGGATATTGAAAGAATGACAAAAGTAGGTTCATTTTTCAGAAAGACAAGTATTGATGAACTTCCTCAATTGTTTAACGTTATAAGAGGAGAGATGAGTTTTATTGGCCCGAGACCGCTGTTAATTCAGTACTTAGATCATTACTCAGTAGAACAAATGCGACGACATGAAGTTACACCCGGAATTTCTGGATGGGCTCAAGTTAATGGACGAAATCGAATTAGTTGGGAAAAAAGATTTGAACTAGATGTTTGGTATGTAGACCATATTGATTTTTTATTGGATTTCAAAATATTGTATTTAACCATTTTTAACGTATTGAATAGAAATGGAATTAACAATTCAGAAAAAAATACTATGTCGTTGTTTTCTGAAACTGTTTCGAAAAACTTAAAAGAGTAA
- a CDS encoding YveK family protein, translating to MELDLRDILKIIRKRVWMIASIVVIATIATAVISYFFMQPIYEASTKLIINKSNDQVGMTQVDLNSVNLNIRLIDTYKEIIKTPRIMDKVVADYPDLNISAEQLVQKVKVSSVNNTQVMTLIVQDPSYARAASIVNAVSKVFQSEIPQIMKVDNISLLNEAQDIKQPIPVKPNKNLNIAISFVVSLMLALGIAFLMEYMDDKLKSEEDVQEYLGLPTLTMITKIRPEDYQHHSKQTNEQRAGETTHVKFNQ from the coding sequence ATGGAGCTCGATTTAAGAGATATTTTAAAAATTATACGCAAAAGGGTGTGGATGATAGCTTCCATTGTAGTAATCGCAACCATTGCAACAGCGGTGATCAGTTATTTTTTTATGCAGCCTATTTATGAAGCTTCTACGAAATTGATAATCAATAAATCGAATGATCAAGTCGGCATGACACAGGTTGATTTAAACTCTGTAAACCTAAACATCAGACTGATAGATACATACAAAGAGATCATCAAAACTCCAAGAATTATGGATAAGGTCGTTGCGGATTACCCGGATCTGAATATAAGCGCCGAGCAGCTTGTACAGAAGGTAAAAGTCAGCTCGGTTAACAATACACAAGTTATGACGTTGATCGTTCAAGACCCTTCATATGCCCGAGCAGCGAGCATTGTTAATGCTGTATCCAAGGTGTTTCAAAGTGAAATTCCTCAAATTATGAAGGTAGATAATATATCATTGCTGAATGAAGCGCAGGATATCAAGCAGCCGATACCTGTTAAGCCTAATAAAAACTTGAATATTGCAATTAGCTTTGTCGTTTCACTTATGCTGGCATTGGGTATCGCGTTTCTAATGGAATACATGGATGACAAGTTGAAGTCGGAAGAAGATGTTCAAGAATATCTAGGCTTGCCGACCTTAACCATGATTACGAAGATAAGACCAGAGGACTACCAGCATCATAGTAAGCAAACGAATGAACAAAGAGCAGGAGAAACAACTCATGTCAAATTCAATCAATAA
- a CDS encoding glycosyltransferase family 4 protein: protein MKILYLHQYFTTNSSSGGTRSYEFSKYLAENGLSVYIITGTEVDKTSNDVDENMYLYSTNTKYNNKMSKWRRIFSFLEYNLKALIKGLNFKGIDVIFATSTPLTIGLPAILISKIKRKKLIFEVRDVWPDIPIELGYITNKLIIKLLKKYELWIYNNARHIIVLSNGMYENLLNKGIKSNKISVIENMSNLYLYDKASNVEKDDFLKNKFVCIHPGTMGHVNGLDFLLDVAKITISFDDDIVFLLVGDGKYKTHLEQRIMDENLSNVIIKNSLPKNEIVKVIKSSDVGIMCVDNKYKILEDNSANKFFDFLAAGLPVLINYSGWQKEILEYTNSGKSDVTPDRMAKTIFNLKCNEDLRKVMAINSRKLAEEKYSDIIAKKD from the coding sequence ATGAAGATATTATATTTACATCAATATTTTACAACTAACTCATCGAGTGGCGGGACAAGATCTTATGAATTTTCAAAGTATTTGGCGGAAAATGGTTTAAGTGTCTATATAATTACAGGAACTGAAGTAGATAAAACAAGTAATGATGTTGATGAAAACATGTATCTCTATTCAACAAATACTAAATATAACAACAAGATGTCAAAATGGAGAAGAATATTTTCTTTTTTAGAATATAATTTAAAAGCACTAATAAAAGGACTTAATTTTAAGGGAATTGATGTTATATTTGCAACATCAACTCCTCTAACTATAGGTTTACCAGCAATATTGATTTCCAAAATTAAACGTAAAAAATTAATTTTTGAAGTCAGAGACGTTTGGCCGGATATACCTATAGAATTAGGTTATATAACAAATAAGTTGATCATTAAATTGTTAAAAAAATATGAATTGTGGATTTACAATAATGCAAGACATATCATAGTCTTATCAAATGGGATGTATGAAAATCTACTAAATAAGGGGATTAAATCGAATAAAATCAGTGTTATTGAAAATATGTCAAACCTTTATCTATATGATAAAGCAAGTAATGTGGAGAAAGATGATTTTCTGAAAAACAAATTTGTATGTATTCATCCTGGTACGATGGGACATGTAAATGGATTGGATTTCTTGCTAGATGTTGCTAAAATCACTATTTCTTTTGATGATGATATTGTTTTCTTGTTGGTTGGAGATGGTAAGTACAAGACACATTTGGAACAAAGGATAATGGACGAAAATTTATCAAATGTAATTATCAAAAATTCATTACCTAAGAATGAAATAGTTAAGGTAATTAAGTCATCAGATGTAGGAATTATGTGTGTTGATAATAAATACAAAATTTTGGAAGATAATAGCGCAAATAAATTTTTTGATTTTTTAGCAGCGGGGTTACCGGTTTTAATTAATTATAGTGGATGGCAAAAAGAAATTCTTGAATATACAAACAGCGGTAAATCTGATGTAACTCCTGATAGGATGGCTAAGACAATCTTTAATCTTAAATGTAATGAAGATTTAAGAAAAGTAATGGCAATAAATTCGAGGAAATTAGCTGAAGAAAAATACTCTGATATTATTGCGAAAAAAGATTAA